One window from the genome of Sebastes umbrosus isolate fSebUmb1 chromosome 12, fSebUmb1.pri, whole genome shotgun sequence encodes:
- the LOC119497969 gene encoding protein ABHD8-like produces MLTSITEGILCCLTGKAASLVLPLETSEPSDGFEFVEVKPGRVLRVRHIIPERQPVVTEEQVAGKEKTDGDDEDGSPEDYNNSSAGSSVHCKRKITVYRNGQLVIENLGDVLHSEILQCQDGDLEPCSTVEVELADYKEMPSSPDPNPAPPPVPPPHGEQKPAPPPRRRRRKPKRTVQIDSKRVISSCKGTHSDVALFFVHGVGGSLDIWGSQLDFFSRLGYEVIAPDLAGHGASTAPQIAAAYTFYALAEDLRAIFKRYARKRNILIGHSYGVSFCTFLAHEYPDLVHKVVMINGGGPTALEPSLCSIFQLPSCVLHCLSPCLAWSFLKAGFARQGAKEKQLLKQGNAFNVSPFVLRAMMSGQYWPEGDEVYHAELTVPILLVHGMCDKFVPMDEDQRMAEILLFAFLKVIEEGSHMVMMECPDTVNTLLHEFFLWEPDMSRKNSSKTDTALSDSLHTVKINKPVDK; encoded by the exons ATGCTGACCAGTATCACTGAAGGGATACTGTGCTGCCTGACTGGGAAGGCTGCCAGTCTGGTCTTGCCCCTGGAGACATCAGAACCCTCTGATGGTTTTGAGTTTGTGGAGGTGAAACCTGGGAGAGTCCTGCGAGTGCGGCACATCATCCCGGAGCGTCAGCCCGTAGTAACGGAAGAGCAAGTTGCAGGCAAGGAGAAGACGGATGGCGATGATGAGGACGGCTCTCCTGAGGATTATAACAACAGCAGCGCCGGCAGCAGCGTCCACTGCAAGAGGAAGATCACAGTCTACCGCAACGGCCAGCTGGTGATCGAGAACCTCGGCGATGTTCTGCACTCTGAGATCCTGCAGTGTCAGGACGGGGATCTGGAGCCTTGCAGCACCGTAGAGGTAGAGCTGgcagactacaaagagatgcccTCTTCTCCAGACCCCAAccctgctcctcctccggtTCCTCCACCCCATGGGGAACAGAAACCCGCTCCACCTCCTCGCCGCCGCCGTCGCAAGCCCAAGCGCACGGTGCAAATCGACTCGAAGAGGGTGATCTCAAGCTGCAAAGGGACGCACTCGGACGTGGCCCTGTTCTTTGTGCACGGTGTGGGAGGTTCTCTGGACATTTGGGGCAGCCAACTGGACTTCTTCTCTCGGCTGGGCTACGAGGTCATTGCGCCCGACCTGGCGGGGCATGGAGCCAGCACTGCCCCGCAGATTGCAGCTGCTTATACCTTTTATGCTCTTGCAGAGGACCTTCGTGCCATCTTTAAGAGATATGCTCGTAAACGCAACATCCTCATTGGACACTCATATGG AGTATCATTTTGCACCTTCCTGGCCCACGAATATCCTGATCTGGTCCATAAGGTGGTGATGATCAATGGAGGGGGTCCCACAGCTCTGGAGCCCAGCCTGTGCTCCATCTTCCAGCTGCCATCTTGTGTCCTGCACTGTCTGTCGCCCTGTCTGGCCTGGAGCTTTCTCAA AGCTGGATTTGCCCGTCAGGGTGCCAAAGAAAAGCAGCTGTTGAAGCAGGGCAATGCCTTCAACGTGTCTCCGTTTGTCCTGCGAGCCATGATGAGTGGCCAGTACTGGCCTGAGGGGGATGAGGTCTACCATGCCGAGCTCACTGTGCCCATCCTCCTGGTTCACGGCATGTGTGACAAGTTCGTGCCCATGGATGAGGACCAGCGCATGGCGGAG ATCCTTCTGTTTGCGTTCCTGAAAGTCATCGAAGAGGGAAGTCACATGGTCATGATGGAGTGCCCCGACACCGTCAACACCCTCCTCCACGAGTTCTTTCTATGGGAGCCGGACATGTCcagaaaaaacagcagcaaGACAGACACAGCACTCAGTGACTCTCTCCACACAGTGAAAATCAATAAGCCTGTGGACAAATAA